From Pseudomonas sp. stari2, a single genomic window includes:
- a CDS encoding SDR family NAD(P)-dependent oxidoreductase yields MQIENKVFIVTGGASGLGAATAELLVSAGAKVMLVDMNADAVAAQAQRLGAQSVVADISNEAAAEAAVQATVKAFGSLNGLVNCAGIVRGEKILGKNGPHTLSSFAQVINVNLIGSFNMLRLAAAAIAESEANADGERGVIINTASVAAFDGQIGQAAYSASKGAIASLTLPAARELARFGIRVMTIAPGIFETPMMAGMTPEVRDSLAAGVPFPPRLGKPAEYAALVRHIIENSMLNGEVIRLDGALRMAAK; encoded by the coding sequence ATGCAGATCGAGAACAAGGTTTTTATCGTCACCGGCGGCGCATCCGGCCTGGGTGCCGCCACCGCTGAGTTACTGGTGAGCGCCGGCGCCAAAGTGATGCTGGTGGACATGAATGCCGACGCCGTTGCCGCCCAGGCCCAGCGCCTTGGTGCGCAGAGCGTGGTAGCCGATATCAGCAACGAAGCCGCCGCCGAAGCCGCCGTGCAGGCGACCGTTAAAGCCTTTGGCAGCCTCAACGGGCTGGTGAACTGTGCCGGAATCGTTCGCGGCGAGAAGATCCTCGGCAAAAACGGCCCGCACACCTTGTCCAGTTTCGCTCAGGTGATCAACGTCAACCTGATCGGCAGCTTCAACATGCTGCGCCTCGCAGCGGCAGCGATTGCCGAAAGCGAGGCCAACGCTGACGGCGAGCGTGGCGTGATTATCAACACTGCATCGGTCGCTGCGTTCGACGGCCAGATTGGCCAGGCCGCGTACTCCGCGTCCAAAGGCGCCATCGCCAGCCTGACCCTGCCTGCCGCCCGGGAACTGGCGCGCTTCGGCATCCGCGTGATGACCATTGCCCCGGGCATTTTCGAAACCCCGATGATGGCTGGCATGACCCCGGAAGTGCGCGATTCGCTGGCCGCCGGTGTACCGTTCCCGCCGCGTCTGGGCAAGCCTGCCGAGTACGCTGCGCTGGTGCGGCATATCATTGAAAACAGCATGCTCAACGGCGAGGTGATCCGTCTCGACGGCGCCTTGCGCATGGCCGCCAAGTAA
- the efeO gene encoding iron uptake system protein EfeO, giving the protein MKKTPIALLLTLGLLNTPLSAFAATAPLDLVGPVSDYKIYVTEQLDQLGTHTKQFTDAVKKGDLSTAQKLYAPTRVYYESIEPIAELFSDLDASIDSRVDDHEKGVKAEDFTGFHRLEYSLFSEKSTQGLNDLADKLDKDVQDLQTRVAGLTFPPEKVVGGAAALLEEVAATKISGEEDRYSHTDLYDFQGNIDGAKKIVDLFRPQIEKQDKAFVVKVDKNFATVDKVLAKYKTKDGGFETYDKVKENDRKALVGPVNTLAEDLSTLRGKLGLN; this is encoded by the coding sequence ATGAAAAAGACGCCCATCGCGTTATTGCTGACCCTTGGTCTACTCAACACCCCGCTGTCGGCGTTCGCGGCGACTGCACCGCTGGATCTGGTCGGGCCGGTTTCGGACTACAAGATCTACGTCACCGAGCAACTGGACCAACTGGGCACCCACACCAAACAATTCACCGACGCCGTGAAAAAGGGCGACCTGTCGACCGCGCAGAAGCTCTATGCACCAACCCGCGTCTACTACGAGTCGATCGAGCCGATTGCCGAGCTGTTCAGTGACCTCGATGCGTCCATCGACTCCCGCGTCGACGACCACGAAAAAGGCGTGAAGGCTGAAGACTTTACCGGTTTCCACCGCCTCGAGTACTCGCTGTTCTCGGAGAAGAGCACCCAGGGTCTGAACGATCTGGCCGACAAACTGGATAAAGACGTGCAGGACCTGCAGACCCGCGTCGCCGGCCTGACCTTCCCGCCCGAGAAAGTCGTGGGCGGTGCTGCCGCACTGCTGGAAGAAGTCGCCGCCACCAAGATTTCCGGTGAAGAAGACCGCTACAGCCACACCGATCTCTATGACTTCCAGGGCAACATCGATGGCGCGAAGAAAATCGTCGACCTGTTCCGTCCGCAGATAGAGAAGCAGGACAAGGCCTTCGTTGTCAAAGTCGACAAGAACTTCGCCACCGTGGACAAGGTCCTGGCCAAGTACAAGACCAAGGACGGTGGTTTCGAGACCTATGACAAAGTGAAGGAAAACGACCGCAAGGCGCTGGTTGGGCCAG
- a CDS encoding acetyl-CoA C-acyltransferase, whose product MTISNDPIVIVSAVRTPMGGFQGELKSLTAPQLGAAAIKAAVERAGVASDAVDEVLFGCVLPAGLGQAPARQAALGAGLDKSTRCTTVNKMCGSGMETTILAHDMLLAGSADVVIAGGMESMSNAPYLLDRARAGYRMGHGRVLDSMFLDGLEDAYDKGRLMGTFAEDCAETNDFSREAQDAFAIASTTRAQQAIKDGSFKDEIVPLTVTVGKEQVVISNDEQPPKAKLDKIASLKPAFREGGTVTAANSSSISDGAAALVLMRQSQAQKQGLKPLAVIHGHAAFADTPGLFPVAPIGAIKKLMKKTGWSLDQVDLFEVNEAFAVVGMAAMKHLDIPHDKLNIHGGACALGHPIGASGARILVTLLSALRQKGLKRGVAAICIGGGEATAMAVECV is encoded by the coding sequence ATGACCATCTCCAACGATCCGATTGTCATCGTCAGCGCCGTCCGCACCCCGATGGGCGGTTTTCAGGGCGAACTGAAAAGCCTGACCGCGCCGCAACTAGGCGCCGCTGCAATCAAGGCTGCGGTCGAACGCGCCGGTGTCGCCTCCGATGCAGTCGATGAAGTGTTGTTCGGCTGCGTGCTGCCGGCCGGTCTCGGCCAGGCGCCTGCGCGTCAGGCCGCACTGGGCGCCGGGCTGGACAAATCCACTCGCTGCACCACCGTCAACAAGATGTGCGGCTCGGGCATGGAAACCACCATCCTGGCCCACGACATGCTGCTGGCCGGCAGCGCCGATGTGGTGATCGCCGGCGGCATGGAAAGCATGTCCAACGCGCCGTACCTGCTGGACCGCGCCCGCGCCGGTTACCGCATGGGCCACGGCCGGGTGCTGGACTCGATGTTCCTCGACGGCCTCGAAGACGCTTACGACAAGGGCCGGCTGATGGGCACCTTCGCCGAAGATTGCGCTGAAACCAACGACTTCAGTCGTGAGGCTCAAGACGCTTTCGCCATCGCCTCGACCACCCGCGCCCAACAGGCGATCAAGGACGGCAGCTTCAAGGACGAAATCGTTCCGCTGACCGTGACCGTCGGCAAAGAACAAGTGGTCATCAGCAACGACGAGCAGCCGCCAAAAGCCAAACTGGACAAGATCGCTTCGCTGAAACCGGCGTTCCGCGAGGGCGGCACCGTAACCGCAGCCAACTCCAGCTCGATCTCCGACGGCGCCGCCGCGCTAGTGCTGATGCGCCAGTCGCAAGCGCAGAAACAGGGTCTGAAACCGCTGGCGGTGATTCATGGTCACGCGGCCTTCGCCGACACCCCGGGCCTGTTCCCGGTGGCACCGATTGGCGCGATCAAGAAACTGATGAAGAAAACCGGCTGGTCGCTGGATCAGGTCGACTTGTTCGAAGTCAACGAAGCCTTCGCTGTGGTCGGCATGGCGGCGATGAAGCACCTGGACATTCCACACGACAAACTCAACATCCACGGCGGTGCCTGCGCCCTGGGCCACCCGATCGGGGCCTCCGGCGCGCGCATTCTGGTGACCTTGCTCTCGGCCCTGCGCCAGAAAGGCCTGAAACGCGGCGTCGCGGCGATCTGCATCGGCGGCGGCGAAGCCACGGCGATGGCTGTCGAGTGCGTCTGA
- a CDS encoding enoyl-CoA hydratase, whose amino-acid sequence MSYETILLETHGRVGVITLNRPQALNALNAQLVSEVNRALDGLEADANIGCIVITGSKKAFAAGADIKEMADLTYPQIYMDDLFSDSDRVANRRKPIIAAVNGFALGGGCELALMCDFILAGDNAKFGQPEINLGVLPGMGGTQRLTRAVGKAKAMEMCLSGRLIDAVEAERCGIVARIVPSDELLDEALKVAAVIASKSLPIAMMVKESVNRAFEVNLTEGVRFERRVFHAAFATQDQKEGMAAFVAKRSPEFQGK is encoded by the coding sequence ATGAGTTACGAAACGATTTTGCTGGAAACCCATGGCCGCGTCGGCGTCATCACCTTGAACCGTCCGCAGGCGCTGAATGCCCTCAACGCGCAACTGGTCAGCGAAGTGAACCGCGCCCTCGACGGCCTGGAAGCCGACGCGAACATCGGCTGCATCGTCATCACCGGTTCCAAGAAAGCCTTCGCCGCCGGCGCTGACATCAAGGAAATGGCTGATCTGACCTACCCGCAGATCTACATGGACGACCTGTTCAGCGACAGCGACCGCGTGGCCAACCGCCGCAAGCCGATCATCGCTGCCGTCAACGGCTTTGCCCTCGGCGGCGGCTGTGAACTGGCGCTGATGTGCGACTTCATCCTGGCCGGTGACAACGCCAAATTCGGCCAACCGGAAATCAACCTTGGCGTGCTGCCGGGCATGGGCGGCACCCAGCGCCTGACCCGCGCCGTGGGCAAGGCCAAGGCCATGGAAATGTGCCTGAGCGGGCGTTTGATCGACGCGGTGGAGGCCGAGCGTTGTGGCATCGTTGCGCGGATCGTGCCGAGCGACGAGTTGCTGGATGAGGCGCTGAAAGTCGCGGCGGTGATCGCCAGCAAGTCGCTGCCGATTGCGATGATGGTCAAGGAAAGCGTCAATCGCGCGTTCGAAGTGAACCTGACTGAAGGCGTGCGTTTCGAGCGCCGGGTGTTCCATGCGGCGTTTGCGACGCAGGATCAGAAGGAAGGGATGGCAGCGTTTGTGGCCAAGCGGTCGCCGGAGTTCCAAGGCAAGTAA
- a CDS encoding AMP-binding protein produces the protein MRDYLSATQQFDYQHTVDAALSGSLEALNACVECCDRHALPGRIALFWEGRDGASATYTFSDLQDKAARFANFLLAQGVKRGDKVAGLLPRNIELLITVFATWRIGAVYQPLFTAFGPKALEHRLNSSGAKVVVTDAVNRPKLSEVADCPTLVTVGGPKGQGIVRGDFSFWAELPNHSNVCEPVMLTGEDPFLLMFTSGTTGPSKALSVPLKAVVAFQSYTRDAVDLRPEDAFWNVADPGWAYGIYFGVTGPLSMGHPITFYDGPFTLESTCRVINKYGITNLTGSPTAYRLLIAGGDEFAKSIKGKLRIVSSAGEPLNPEVIRWFADNLDVVIHDHYGQTELGMVLCNHHGLEHPIHLGAAGFASPGHRIVVLDDQYNELGVGQPGILAIDRTQSPMCWFAGYEGAPTKAFVGDYYLSGDTVEWNPDGSISFVGRSDDVITTSGYRVGPFDVESALIEHPAVVEAAVVGKPDPERTELVKAFVVLNPQYRAEPALAEELRQHVRKRLAAHSYPREIEFVSELPKTPSGKLQRFILRNQEIAKAQEAAAHNVSA, from the coding sequence ATGCGCGATTACTTGTCTGCCACCCAGCAGTTTGATTATCAGCACACCGTGGACGCCGCACTCAGCGGCTCGCTCGAGGCGCTCAACGCTTGCGTCGAATGTTGTGACCGTCACGCCTTGCCGGGGCGCATCGCGCTGTTCTGGGAGGGGCGCGATGGCGCCAGTGCGACTTACACCTTCAGTGATCTGCAGGACAAGGCCGCGCGTTTCGCCAATTTCCTGCTTGCCCAAGGCGTGAAGAGGGGCGACAAAGTCGCCGGCCTGTTGCCGCGCAATATCGAATTGCTCATCACCGTATTCGCCACTTGGCGCATCGGTGCGGTGTATCAACCACTGTTCACCGCGTTCGGCCCCAAAGCCCTCGAACATCGCCTGAACAGCTCCGGTGCCAAAGTCGTGGTGACCGACGCTGTCAACCGGCCGAAGCTCAGCGAAGTCGCCGATTGCCCGACACTGGTTACCGTCGGTGGCCCGAAAGGCCAGGGCATCGTCCGTGGCGACTTCAGTTTCTGGGCCGAGCTACCCAACCATTCCAATGTCTGCGAACCGGTGATGCTGACCGGCGAAGACCCGTTCCTGCTGATGTTCACCTCGGGCACCACCGGCCCGTCGAAAGCGCTGTCGGTGCCGCTCAAGGCAGTCGTGGCGTTTCAGAGCTACACCCGTGATGCCGTGGATCTGCGCCCGGAAGATGCGTTCTGGAACGTCGCCGATCCAGGCTGGGCCTACGGCATTTATTTCGGTGTCACCGGCCCGTTGTCGATGGGCCACCCGATCACCTTCTACGATGGCCCGTTCACCCTCGAAAGCACGTGCCGGGTGATCAACAAGTACGGCATCACCAACCTCACCGGTTCGCCCACGGCGTATCGCCTGCTGATTGCCGGCGGCGACGAGTTCGCCAAGTCGATCAAGGGCAAGCTGCGGATCGTCAGCAGCGCCGGCGAGCCGTTGAACCCGGAAGTGATCCGTTGGTTCGCCGACAACCTCGACGTGGTCATTCACGATCACTACGGCCAGACTGAACTGGGTATGGTCCTGTGCAACCACCACGGCCTCGAACACCCGATCCACCTCGGCGCCGCCGGGTTTGCTTCGCCGGGCCATCGCATCGTGGTGCTCGACGATCAGTACAACGAACTCGGCGTCGGTCAGCCCGGGATCCTCGCCATCGACCGCACACAGTCGCCGATGTGCTGGTTCGCCGGTTACGAAGGCGCGCCGACCAAGGCCTTCGTCGGCGATTACTACCTGAGCGGCGACACCGTCGAGTGGAACCCGGACGGCAGCATCAGCTTCGTCGGTCGCAGCGATGATGTCATCACCACGTCCGGCTACCGGGTCGGCCCGTTCGACGTGGAAAGCGCCTTGATCGAACACCCGGCAGTGGTCGAAGCGGCGGTTGTCGGCAAACCCGATCCTGAGCGCACCGAACTGGTCAAAGCCTTCGTCGTGCTCAACCCGCAATACCGCGCGGAACCTGCGCTGGCCGAAGAGTTGCGCCAACACGTGCGCAAGCGTCTGGCCGCGCATTCGTATCCCCGTGAAATCGAATTTGTCAGCGAGTTGCCGAAAACCCCGAGCGGCAAATTGCAGCGCTTTATCTTGCGCAACCAGGAAATCGCCAAGGCTCAAGAGGCCGCGGCGCACAACGTTTCAGCTTGA
- a CDS encoding acyl-CoA dehydrogenase, which yields MIPNDDQQQIRDMARQFAEERLKPFAAEWDREHRFPKEAIGEMAGLGFFGMLVPEQWGGCDTGYLAYAMALEEIAAGDGACSTIMSVHNSVGCVPILKFGNDDQRERFLKPLASGEMLGAFALTEPQAGSDASSLKTRARLEGDHYVLNGCKQFITSGQNAGIVIVFAVTDPSAGKRGISAFIVPTDSPGYKVARVEDKLGQHASDTCQILFEDVKVPVANRLGEEGEGYKIALANLEGGRVGIASQSVGMARAAFEAARDYARERDTFGKPIIEHQAVAFRLADMATQIAVARQMVHYAAALRDSGQPALVEASMAKLFASEMAEKVCSMALQTLGGYGYLNDFPLERIYRDVRVCQIYEGTSDIQRMVISRNL from the coding sequence ATGATTCCCAATGACGACCAACAACAAATCCGCGACATGGCTCGGCAATTTGCCGAGGAACGGCTGAAACCGTTCGCCGCCGAGTGGGATCGCGAACACCGCTTTCCGAAAGAAGCCATCGGCGAAATGGCCGGGCTGGGCTTCTTCGGCATGCTGGTGCCGGAGCAGTGGGGCGGTTGCGACACCGGTTACCTGGCCTACGCCATGGCCCTGGAAGAGATCGCCGCCGGCGACGGCGCCTGCTCGACGATCATGAGCGTGCACAACTCGGTGGGTTGTGTGCCGATCCTCAAGTTTGGCAACGACGACCAGCGCGAACGTTTCCTCAAACCACTGGCCAGCGGCGAGATGCTCGGTGCATTTGCCCTGACCGAACCGCAGGCCGGTTCCGACGCCAGCAGCCTGAAAACCCGCGCACGCCTTGAAGGCGATCACTACGTGCTCAACGGCTGCAAACAGTTCATCACCTCCGGGCAGAACGCCGGAATCGTGATCGTGTTTGCGGTCACCGATCCAAGTGCCGGCAAGCGCGGGATCAGCGCGTTCATCGTGCCGACCGACTCGCCGGGCTACAAAGTCGCCCGGGTTGAAGACAAGCTCGGCCAGCACGCTTCGGACACCTGTCAGATTCTGTTCGAAGACGTGAAAGTGCCAGTGGCCAACCGTTTGGGCGAGGAGGGCGAGGGTTACAAAATCGCCCTGGCCAACCTTGAAGGCGGCCGTGTCGGCATTGCTTCGCAATCGGTGGGCATGGCCCGCGCCGCGTTCGAAGCAGCTCGTGATTACGCCCGTGAACGTGATACCTTCGGCAAGCCGATCATCGAGCATCAGGCCGTGGCTTTCCGCCTCGCGGACATGGCCACTCAGATCGCCGTGGCGCGGCAGATGGTGCATTACGCCGCCGCTCTGCGCGACAGCGGCCAGCCGGCGCTGGTCGAGGCGTCGATGGCCAAATTGTTCGCCTCGGAAATGGCCGAGAAGGTCTGCTCCATGGCCTTGCAAACCCTCGGCGGTTACGGTTACCTCAACGACTTCCCGCTGGAGCGCATCTACCGCGACGTGCGGGTCTGCCAGATCTACGAAGGCACCAGCGACATTCAGCGCATGGTCATTTCGCGCAATCTTTGA
- the efeU gene encoding iron uptake transporter permease EfeU — MLVPFLIMLREGIEAALIVGIIASYLQQTGRGQWMPAVWIGVFLAAALALLVGGGLELVSAEFPQKQQELFEGVVGLVAVGILSSMVFWMRKVARSIKHSLQASLDHALTASKHQVIALIAMVFFAVAREGLETVFFLLAVFQQSEGPGAPIGALLGLILAIVVGFLIYSGSMRLNLSAFFRWTGLFILVVAAGILSNSVQALHEAGVWNHLQTVLFDFSATLPMDGPLGSVLAGMFGYQDAPTVSTLGAYLIYLVVALVMFFYPSSTPAPKAAASNSVSSQ, encoded by the coding sequence ATGCTCGTTCCCTTTCTGATCATGCTGCGTGAAGGCATTGAAGCCGCGCTGATCGTTGGCATTATCGCCAGCTACCTGCAACAGACCGGCCGTGGCCAATGGATGCCGGCCGTGTGGATCGGCGTGTTTCTCGCTGCTGCGCTGGCGTTGCTGGTCGGTGGTGGCCTGGAACTGGTCAGCGCCGAATTCCCGCAGAAACAGCAGGAGCTGTTCGAAGGCGTGGTCGGCCTTGTGGCCGTGGGGATTCTCAGTTCCATGGTGTTCTGGATGCGCAAGGTCGCGCGTTCAATCAAGCATTCGCTGCAGGCGTCCCTCGATCATGCGCTGACCGCATCGAAGCATCAGGTCATCGCACTGATCGCCATGGTGTTTTTCGCCGTTGCCCGGGAAGGCCTGGAAACGGTGTTCTTCCTGCTCGCCGTGTTCCAGCAAAGCGAAGGACCGGGCGCGCCGATCGGCGCCCTGCTCGGCCTGATCCTGGCCATCGTCGTCGGCTTCCTGATCTACAGCGGCAGCATGCGCCTGAATCTGTCGGCGTTCTTCCGCTGGACCGGGCTGTTCATCCTAGTGGTCGCCGCCGGCATCCTCTCCAACTCGGTGCAGGCACTGCATGAAGCCGGCGTCTGGAATCACCTGCAAACCGTGCTCTTCGACTTCAGCGCGACGCTGCCGATGGACGGCCCGCTGGGCTCGGTGCTGGCCGGCATGTTCGGTTATCAGGATGCACCGACCGTCAGCACCCTCGGCGCGTACCTGATCTATCTGGTGGTGGCGCTGGTGATGTTCTTCTATCCGTCCTCCACCCCGGCGCCCAAAGCCGCCGCCTCGAATTCCGTTTCCAGCCAATAA
- the efeO gene encoding iron uptake system protein EfeO → MSKPNIPQASPPRALRWAVAGSVVVMIAAGGLFYYASKMAAAKRQHNHDEVVVNIHPGSCEPNELSVPAGRASFRIVNRSDRAVEWEILDGVLVIEERENIAPGLSQVINANLQPGDYAITCGLLSNPRGVLHVTPTAASDAAAKAKPSMVAFVGPLSEFRVYLATQSSALIRAVTALNQAITSGDLAQAQAAYLPARAAYQRLAPAAQRLAELDNSINARADYFEKREQDPAFVGFHRIEYALFQQRDLDGLSPIAERLLGDVTTLKQQLLAQSLPPEQLVEILVRNLNTLADVRAASGEEERYSHGDLNGFAANLETAHKVVELLRPLLTKSAADLLPKIDSALTDFDTTLNGFKVKDGYASYDTVSGEQRKQIADKAKALADALDAIDPALGLSGL, encoded by the coding sequence ATGTCAAAGCCTAATATCCCTCAGGCCTCCCCTCCCCGCGCCTTGCGCTGGGCGGTGGCCGGTTCGGTGGTCGTGATGATCGCCGCCGGTGGCCTGTTCTACTACGCCTCGAAAATGGCTGCGGCCAAGCGTCAGCACAACCATGACGAAGTGGTGGTCAACATCCACCCCGGCAGTTGCGAACCGAACGAGCTGAGCGTACCTGCGGGCCGCGCCAGTTTCCGCATCGTCAACCGCTCCGACCGGGCGGTTGAATGGGAAATTCTCGACGGCGTGCTGGTGATCGAAGAACGCGAAAACATCGCGCCGGGCCTTAGCCAGGTAATCAACGCCAACCTGCAACCCGGCGACTACGCCATCACCTGCGGCCTGCTGAGCAACCCGCGCGGCGTGCTGCATGTAACGCCAACCGCTGCCTCGGATGCTGCCGCCAAGGCCAAGCCATCGATGGTCGCTTTCGTCGGGCCGCTGTCGGAATTCCGCGTGTATCTGGCCACCCAGAGCAGCGCGCTGATCAGAGCCGTCACGGCGCTGAATCAGGCAATCACCAGCGGTGATCTGGCTCAGGCCCAAGCGGCGTACCTGCCGGCCCGCGCGGCGTATCAGCGTCTGGCCCCGGCCGCACAACGCCTGGCGGAACTGGACAACAGCATCAACGCCCGCGCCGATTACTTTGAAAAACGCGAACAGGACCCGGCCTTCGTCGGCTTCCATCGCATCGAGTACGCGCTGTTCCAGCAACGCGATCTCGACGGTTTGTCGCCGATTGCCGAACGCCTGCTGGGCGACGTCACCACGCTGAAACAACAGTTGCTGGCCCAATCGCTGCCGCCGGAGCAACTGGTGGAAATCCTCGTGCGCAACCTCAACACCCTGGCCGACGTGCGCGCTGCGAGCGGCGAAGAGGAACGCTACAGCCACGGCGACCTCAACGGTTTTGCGGCGAACCTGGAGACGGCGCACAAAGTCGTCGAGCTGCTGCGGCCACTGCTGACGAAATCCGCCGCCGACCTGCTGCCGAAAATCGACAGCGCGCTGACTGATTTCGATACCACGCTGAACGGTTTCAAGGTCAAGGACGGCTACGCGAGTTACGACACCGTCAGCGGTGAACAACGCAAACAGATCGCCGACAAGGCCAAGGCTCTGGCCGATGCCCTCGACGCCATCGATCCCGCCCTCGGCCTCTCCGGCCTGTAA
- the efeB gene encoding iron uptake transporter deferrochelatase/peroxidase subunit, whose protein sequence is MNDSEHFNLQRRRVLMGMGAAGVALAGTALSCPAMAAAPAQVTEAPSSDKTQDHHDFHGVHQTGIVTPRPASGMLVSFDVLASDREDLERLFRTLNERIAFLMKGGPVAQIDPKLPPPDSGILGPVVTPDNLTITVSVGESLFDERFGLAAAKPKRLIRMVGFPNDALEADCCHGDLSLQFCSNTADTNIHALRDIVKNLPDLLLVRWKQEGSVPPQAPAKPGVPAQSARNFLGFRDGSANPDSNDGKAMDRIVWVQPGSDEPAWAAHGSYQAVRIIRNFVERWDRTPLQEQESIIGRVKTTGAPMGASHETEVPDYSKDPEGKLTKLDAHIRLANPRTAESQANLILRRPFNYSNGVNKNGQLDMGLLFICYQADLEKGFITVQTRLNGEPLEEYLKPVGGGYFFTLPGVTGDKDFIGRSLLNATQPKTTA, encoded by the coding sequence ATGAACGATTCCGAACACTTCAACCTGCAACGCCGTCGCGTACTGATGGGCATGGGCGCCGCCGGCGTCGCTCTGGCCGGTACCGCCCTGAGCTGCCCGGCCATGGCAGCCGCCCCTGCGCAGGTGACCGAAGCGCCGAGCAGTGACAAGACCCAGGATCACCATGATTTTCATGGTGTGCACCAGACCGGCATCGTCACCCCGCGCCCGGCGTCCGGCATGCTGGTGTCGTTCGATGTGCTGGCCAGCGACCGTGAAGATCTCGAACGCCTGTTCCGCACCCTCAACGAGCGCATCGCGTTCCTGATGAAGGGCGGCCCGGTGGCGCAGATCGACCCGAAATTGCCACCGCCGGATTCCGGCATCCTCGGCCCGGTGGTCACCCCGGACAACCTCACTATCACGGTGTCCGTGGGCGAGTCGCTGTTCGACGAGCGCTTCGGCCTCGCCGCCGCCAAGCCCAAGCGCCTGATCCGCATGGTCGGCTTCCCCAACGATGCGCTGGAAGCCGACTGCTGCCACGGCGACTTGAGCCTGCAGTTCTGCTCCAACACCGCCGACACCAACATCCACGCCCTGCGCGATATCGTGAAGAACCTGCCGGACCTGCTGCTGGTGCGCTGGAAGCAGGAAGGCAGCGTGCCGCCGCAAGCCCCGGCCAAACCCGGTGTGCCGGCGCAATCGGCGCGTAACTTCCTGGGTTTCCGTGACGGTTCGGCCAACCCGGATTCCAACGACGGCAAAGCCATGGATCGCATCGTCTGGGTGCAACCGGGCAGCGACGAGCCGGCCTGGGCGGCACACGGCAGCTATCAGGCGGTGCGGATCATCCGCAACTTCGTCGAACGCTGGGACCGCACGCCATTGCAGGAACAGGAGAGCATCATCGGCCGGGTCAAAACCACCGGCGCACCGATGGGCGCCAGCCATGAGACCGAAGTCCCGGACTACAGCAAGGACCCGGAAGGCAAGCTGACCAAGCTCGACGCGCACATCCGCCTGGCCAACCCGCGCACCGCTGAAAGCCAGGCCAACTTGATCCTGCGCCGGCCGTTCAACTATTCCAACGGCGTGAACAAGAACGGCCAACTCGACATGGGCCTGCTGTTCATCTGCTACCAGGCCGACCTGGAAAAAGGCTTCATCACCGTGCAAACCCGCCTCAATGGCGAGCCGCTGGAGGAATACCTCAAGCCGGTCGGCGGCGGTTACTTCTTCACCCTGCCGGGTGTTACGGGCGACAAGGATTTCATCGGTCGCTCGCTGCTCAACGCTACCCAACCAAAAACAACTGCATAG
- a CDS encoding AraC family transcriptional regulator, protein MSEKDTIAIQLVREALQQSCAPGVATEEVLNKVGIDPVLLLTDDARVPAGQYARLWRLLARRGDDEFFGMDPRKLKSGSLEFLCRSAMAQPNLAAGLSAGLSFLSLMLERMPAQLVHQQSLAEIVLLEEDPEPRRAFTYFTYWMIVHGVACWLAGRRIPILAIELRCPAPDFCDDYRVMFSENLRFDRPRTRMIFAADVLDLPIKRSAEELKRFLAHAPANILVKYRDPESLASRIKQDLRQLPADQWPETEALAQQLCMSASTLRRRLSEEGQTYQGLKDSVRKELAITWLAEPSISFAEIATRLGFADASSFYKAFRKWSGTNPGHYRSLILNEAV, encoded by the coding sequence ATGTCGGAAAAAGACACCATCGCCATTCAACTGGTGCGTGAAGCACTGCAGCAAAGTTGTGCCCCGGGCGTGGCCACGGAAGAAGTCTTGAACAAGGTCGGCATCGATCCGGTGCTGCTGCTCACCGATGACGCCCGCGTCCCGGCCGGCCAGTACGCACGGTTGTGGCGACTGCTGGCGCGGCGCGGCGATGACGAGTTCTTTGGCATGGACCCGCGCAAGCTGAAGTCCGGCAGCCTGGAATTCCTCTGCCGCAGTGCGATGGCCCAGCCGAATCTGGCGGCGGGGCTGAGCGCGGGGTTGAGTTTCCTGTCGTTGATGCTCGAACGCATGCCGGCGCAACTGGTGCACCAGCAGAGTCTGGCGGAGATCGTGCTTCTGGAAGAAGATCCGGAACCGCGCCGCGCCTTCACCTATTTCACTTACTGGATGATCGTCCACGGCGTGGCGTGCTGGCTGGCGGGGCGGCGGATTCCGATTCTCGCCATCGAACTGCGCTGCCCGGCGCCGGACTTCTGTGATGACTATCGGGTGATGTTTTCGGAGAACCTGCGCTTCGACCGGCCGCGTACGCGGATGATCTTCGCCGCCGACGTGCTGGATCTGCCGATCAAGCGCAGCGCCGAGGAGTTGAAACGCTTTCTGGCCCATGCGCCGGCCAACATTCTGGTGAAGTACCGCGATCCGGAAAGCCTCGCCAGCCGGATCAAGCAAGATCTGCGTCAGTTGCCCGCCGATCAATGGCCGGAAACCGAAGCCCTGGCCCAGCAACTGTGCATGTCGGCCTCGACCCTGCGCCGGCGTCTGTCCGAAGAAGGGCAGACCTATCAGGGTTTGAAGGACAGCGTACGCAAGGAACTGGCGATCACCTGGCTGGCGGAGCCTTCGATCAGTTTTGCCGAGATCGCCACGCGGCTGGGGTTTGCCGATGCGAGCTCGTTCTACAAGGCGTTTCGCAAGTGGTCGGGGACCAATCCGGGGCATTACCGCAGCCTGATCCTGAACGAAGCGGTCTGA